Genomic segment of Malania oleifera isolate guangnan ecotype guangnan chromosome 7, ASM2987363v1, whole genome shotgun sequence:
GGAGATGATCAACCAACAATAAATGTGCATAATTCAAGTTCAAGTCTTGAACGTATACAAAGTGATGATAATCTTAGTTTGAGCCCACCTAGTGATGATGACGGTGGTAGTGGACCTAGTGGTGCTAGGACTAGGGCTGGGGGTGATGGTTGTGGCGATGCAGAATATGGTTATgggtatgatacagggacatcatttgtagGGGAAACATATCCTCAAAGTCGTTATGGACTACTTgatatacctgaaaattatgacttgggtattcctccagggtatcaatcttcacaacccaggagaaggagtgctaCTAGTGGTGACCCTAGTGAGAGTCATAGTGCACAAAGTAGAATAAGTTGCTAACACCGAGATCgtgattctactgaagattcatatggtgtggttcgtagttttgacgACTTTGGTTTAAAtgattcatcatcacaatcatatttATCTCATCTAGTATATCCATCATCTcatagtgagtcttcttctacacactatcCAGAGCCAGCCCAAGCCTCAACTTATTGACATTATTTAGGATATGGTCAAAAAGGAGATTATACACCTCCTATATCAGTTGGATTTTCACCACCACTACATTTTCAGGAGCAACAATGAAATGACATAAACTTGGGTTTATTCAGCTATGTATTTCCATAAGGATAGAGAGATAATTTCCAATTCCAATCTTTAGATACaaatgcaaattatgaagaccttcCACATCATTCTTTTtagtggtgacatgtgttatgttataaatttgtaatattgtattaatgtatttttaactatttattgatatttgatatcaATCACTtttcaaattcatgtatgtgtaatgtatatattgattattgagtctattgactcatttttagtaactttatgtctttaattaattgattctttattttaattacatttctatatctttttactcattaaagtaatataaactataaaaaaatatgttttttcaacATCgcactaaaataaaaataaaaatcattatgcctattaaaaagcatttgtaggttgaatgaaagccttcaaaattcattaaaaatcatataTTGATGGATTTtatgcttatttttcgattttggcatggttgtatATGTGTGAAAAAAATTCATGGCCATTACGCttgcttcccgttacgtaacactcGCGTCTCTCGCATCCCGCGGCTATTACAtgacgttacccgcgaccgcgattttGAACCATGGGTAGGGTGTCCTTTTATAGGACAATATAGATACCAATGCATTTATTAAGAGAGAAAACCGAAGTAGTGGAAGATgaagttttttcccattttatctttattttaaaataatatattaaataataccctatttgggaaaatatttatcaaaatgaCTCTTACGTAATCTCTTTGGACCAAGCAACGAGATTTAAAGGGTCAAGGCAGTTGAGTTGTTGACACGTggcaagcaaatctcgctggaccatctAGCGagattttcctgaaaataaaatgattatcTGTAATGGAAGAAATGGATCTTTCCACCTCTGACCAGAACCCACTTCCCAAAATGGAGAATCCATCCATTGGAAAACAGAGCAGAGCATTGTTCGCCGGCTTGTTCGCGACCGCCAACGCACTGGACTACTTCCCGATGTTGGTCGGAAGCATTGGGGCCTGTGTTCATGGTGCTGCCCTCCCCGTGTTCTTCGTTTTGTTGAGACTCATGATTGATTCTCTAAGATAGCTCTCCTCTCACCCTGACGCATTTGCCCATTACCAAGCATGCAAGCTCTTTACAACCCCTACAAGATTTACGCAGATGCTCACTGTGGTAAAGTGTATGTCCCACTCTGGTGTTCcatttgtcctttttttttttaattgttattatttttaaaattttattataagtGAACTAGCTGGATTGTTTGGAAAAATTCATAGTTTTCAcacttaaaataaaattctgGAAGCCCCATCATCAAGAAAGGTCAAGGATGCAAGAGAGGTCAGTTCAACACAAACCACTTGGGATCCACAGTAGGTAGCAAATACACAAATCGATTTGATCCAACACTTAGATGAAATTAAGCAAGCGGTCCTCTCAAATCGAACCAACAAACTCAAAATACACTATAATTAAATACACAACAAATGCCAGCTAAAACAACCATAAtatcaaatccaaatccaagaaaAATGCAAAAATCACAGGCGAAAGTGCACACATACAATTTCAAACGAACCAGTGAGAAAAAAAGTAGGTTTTGACATTTTAGACATATCTCGCTAGATGGTTTAGCGAAATTTGTTTACCACGTGTCGCCATCTCAATCTCTTTAAATCTCGCTGTTTGGTCCaatgagatttaaataaatttcattGAATCTATTACGTCATaattattatgaaaaatatttttttaaataggatattatttaatatactcTTAGAAGATGGGGTGAGACTCTTATTTCACATAAcctatttttcacaacaattcacATATTTTTCATTGGATGAAAACGGTTTCCTCGAAGACCAACCAAAATTTGCCACGTAAGTTGAGACCCAGTTTTATGGGCATTCAATGACGTGGCCAGCCGGAGCCACGCGACTCCCGGAGCCGCACCGTGCCCCGACAACTGGGatgctcctcctcctcctccctttCTTCACTAACGCTGTAACCAGTAAGCATACCTTGCTGCAAGTCCTCCCTCATCTTCCCTCCCATTTCTAGGGTTTCGCAGAGGGCGTACCAGAGCATGTGAGCGCTCTCTCATGTCCGCGCAAATGAGAACTCTACACCTCCTTCTCCTCCTCCTGGTCGCCCACCTCGCCTCCGTCTCCTCCTGGAAGAAGGACGAGTTCAGGAACTGCAACCAGACCCCTTTCTGCAAGCGAGCTCGCGCCCGCAGCCCCGGCTCCTGCTCCCTTACAGTCGCCGACGTCTCCATCACTGACGGCGACCTCACCGCCAAGCTCCTCCCGGGGTCCGGCGGCTCGCATAAGCTCGATCAGGAAAATCAAGAGGAGAAGGTCGAAGATCATGATCCGATCAAGCCCTTGATCCTCGTTCTCTCCGTTTATCAGGATGGGGTATTGCGCCTCAAGATCGATGAGGACCCCAGCCTCAACCCACCGAAGAAGCGGTTCGAGGTTCCCGAGGTGGTCGTGCCGGAATTTTACGGGAAGAAGCTGTGGCTTCAGAGGTTTTCAACGGTCGCGGTAGATGGTGATTCTAGTCCTTCTTCGGTTGTGTATTTGTCGTACGGTTACGAGGCGGTGGTTCGGCATGACCCGTTCGAGGTCTACGTGCGCGAGAAGAATGGCGATCGCGTTGTTTCCTTGAATTCGCATGGACTGTTTGATTTTGAGCAGCTGAGGGTGAAGAAGGACGGGGAGGAGTGGGAGGAGAGGTTTCGGGGGCATACGGATACTAGGCCGTACGGTCCGCAGTCTATTAGCTTCGATGTGTCTTTCTATGGGGCTGACTTTGTTTATGGTATCCCTGAGCATGCCACTAGTCTTGCTTTGAAACCCACAAGAGGGCCTGGAGTTGAAGATTCAGAACCTTATCGACTGTTTAATTTGGATGTGTTTGAGTATCTCCACGATTCCCCATTTGGGATTTACGGGTCCATACCGTTCATGCTTTCGCACGGTAAAGTCCGGGGTACGTCTGGGTTTTTTTGGTTGAATGCAGCTGAGATGCAGATTGATGTATTGGGGTCTGGTTGGGATGCTGAATCGGGGATCTCACTGCCTTCTTCACGGAAAAGGATCGATACATTGTGGATGAGTGAGGCTGGTGTTGTTGATACATTCTTCTTTGTAGGTCCGGGGCCTAAGGATGTTGTTCGGCAATATGTAAGCGTGACTGGTACGCCAGCAATGCCGCAGCTATTTGCCACAGCTTATCATCAGTGTAGGTGGAATTATAGGGATGAAGAAGATGTTGAGCATGTGGATTCCAAGTTTGATGAATACGATATTCCATACGATGTATTGTGGCTTGATATTGAGCATACGGATGGAAAgaaatattttacatgggatagTGTGCTTTTTCCTAACCCTGAGGAGATGCAGAGGAAGCTGGCGGCAAAGGGCAGGCACATGGTTACTATTGTGGATCCTCATATCAAGCGGGATGAATCCTACCACATACACAAGGAGGCTGCTAAGAATGGATATTATGTCAAGGATGCAACTGGCAATGATTTTGATGGGTGGTGCTGGTCTGGTTCCTCCTCATACCCAGACATGTTAAACCCGGATATCAGGTCATGGTGGGCTGAGAAATTCTCATTCGAGAATTATGCTGGATCAACTCCTTCATTGTACATCTGGAATGATATGAATGAACCTTCTGTCTTCAATGGTCCTGAGGTATGTCGCTATGTTTCATTTGTGTGATTTCTTCCTGTCTTCCAAGTCCCTTTGGACATTCATACTTGGCAGATACTCTGGACGCATTTTATCATGCCCTAGATGTGTGCACTTTCCTCCCCTTACTAGCAAATTACACGAGCGCTCAAAAACTCTCGGTTGGAGAATCAGATCCTGGCTGTACGAGCCATTAGGCCAAAGCCCTTTGCTGTAAAATGTgacttaaatttatttatttatttttgaggaAAGAAAAATTTTCATTAAGGGTGAAAAGGCATAGAAAGTGGAAGA
This window contains:
- the LOC131159362 gene encoding probable glucan 1,3-alpha-glucosidase, whose protein sequence is MSAQMRTLHLLLLLLVAHLASVSSWKKDEFRNCNQTPFCKRARARSPGSCSLTVADVSITDGDLTAKLLPGSGGSHKLDQENQEEKVEDHDPIKPLILVLSVYQDGVLRLKIDEDPSLNPPKKRFEVPEVVVPEFYGKKLWLQRFSTVAVDGDSSPSSVVYLSYGYEAVVRHDPFEVYVREKNGDRVVSLNSHGLFDFEQLRVKKDGEEWEERFRGHTDTRPYGPQSISFDVSFYGADFVYGIPEHATSLALKPTRGPGVEDSEPYRLFNLDVFEYLHDSPFGIYGSIPFMLSHGKVRGTSGFFWLNAAEMQIDVLGSGWDAESGISLPSSRKRIDTLWMSEAGVVDTFFFVGPGPKDVVRQYVSVTGTPAMPQLFATAYHQCRWNYRDEEDVEHVDSKFDEYDIPYDVLWLDIEHTDGKKYFTWDSVLFPNPEEMQRKLAAKGRHMVTIVDPHIKRDESYHIHKEAAKNGYYVKDATGNDFDGWCWSGSSSYPDMLNPDIRSWWAEKFSFENYAGSTPSLYIWNDMNEPSVFNGPEVTMPRDALHYEGVEHREVHNAYGYYFHMATSNGLLKRGDGKDRPFVLSRAIFPGTQRYGAVWTGDNTADWDHLRVSVPMILTLGLTGITFSGVDVGGFFGNPEPELLVRWYQLAAYYPFFRAHAHHDTKRREPWLLGERKTELIRNAIHIRYALLPHFYTLFRIANTSGVPVARPLWMEYPYDETTFGNDEAFMVGNSLLVQGIYTEHAKHASVYLPGEESWYDLRTGAAYRGGMTHELDVSEEAIPSFQRGGTIIARKDRFRRSSTQMLDDPYTLVIALNGSQVAEGELYVDDGKSFEFGQGAYIHRRFVFSNGILTSSNVAATTSGKPQFSTDCVIERIILLGHSNRAKNALIEPSNQKVEIAWGPFWLISGNTAAVPTIRKPNVRIADDWTIKIL